From Palaemon carinicauda isolate YSFRI2023 chromosome 41, ASM3689809v2, whole genome shotgun sequence:
TTCAGGCCAATGACAAACTACTTCAAGAGACTACCAGAGAGGACTCCTTCAGATGTTGCTGTAGATGTCAAAGAAACGGTAAGATTTTCCTATGTTTGTTATGGTTTGCTTGTATGTGACTTCTTTTCTAATAAATTCAAACGagtgtcatatatactgtatatatcaagcgGAAAGTAAAAATGGGGACGTTAGcaactatataatatattttagttaCTCTTATTTATAAGGTTTTCTCTCTCAATCACTTGACCGTTTTCTATGAAGTTCTCTGCcttaaatcatttttctttttaaatgtaattaactAAAATCATTGACGTTTAGATGTAATATATcgttttttagaattaattttagaCTGATCAAACGTTATGAATTATTAATAgttggttttttttatattttgactgAAGGGGtcacaagttgagagagagagagagagagagagagagagagagagagagagaggagagagagagagagagagagagagagagagtttaagaaagaaagaaagcaagcAGCAGGTATGTAGGCAGGCAACAACGACTAAGATAATTTAAAAACGTTGTTGTCTCTTGCACCATAAATTTTCTGGCAACGTCTGCATGTAAACAGCCAGACATAAGCTCGGTTGTTGCCAGACTTTTCTTCACTGCAACCACCACTGgcggagggggagggagagagagagagagagagagagagaggagagagagagagagagagagagagagagagagagagagagagagagagagcatgacgtTAGAGATAAATCGGGAAATATGGTATTTCCCAATGAAATTCATCAATGAATGGACTTATGTTAAAATATTACGCGTAATTCAGTCTAATAAACAAATAGCCCAGTCCAAAAAAGTTTAGAAAAACGTTCGTACACAGGTTTTTtcgatagatatataatatatacgaagGGTTATGTTGGAAATATATGTGATCCTTAAGAtaagaataattatttattttcttgcgTTACGTAAGAAAAATGCGAAAAACATTTGGATTATTTAGTAATTATAAAGGATGTTTGCTTTAAAATTCTCGTTTATAGTCTTAATTACATACAATAAATACTAAAAAAGCGAAGAGGATCAACAAACAAAATCACTTCCCAACTACTAAACTACGCTGAgtgaatgaaattaaataaataaaattagaggAATTAACATGAGAGAAGCTTCCTTATTCCAGCCTATCTCAACAGGCACTCATAAAAGGGGTTGCGACCATGTAGtttctgcgctctctctctctctctctctctctctctctctctctctctctctcctctctctctctctctctctctctctctctccgcagcaCCTTCCCAAACCCCActctcccccacccccttcccgTCCCTAATACCACTCACCCCACCCCACCGGTGCGCGTGTTCTGTATTGCATATATAATGGGAAACCTCTCCTAATTTTATGTTTTCTAGCTGTAaatgtcatgaatatatatacaatttaaatttatctttttttcgaTATATTTTACATCTTGAACCATGCTTATACAGCCATATTTAAAGTTTTTCTTCTTCCCCCTAAGGTTGACTGACGTAAAAGAATGGGCCAATGAAAATCAAGCTATCCAGACACTTATGCAGTCGTTGATACCAGTCAAGAACTGGGTGAAGGTGAGTTCAAATGAACAgttcttttaatgtttttcttttttaaaggacttttaatttcaaaattgtcTCTCAGACACCTTTTGTGTTAGTTACCACAAAATAGTCCTctagaaaactaaataaaattgtgaatgaaaaaaataaagtaggAAGTTTTACTGTTAGTAGAATTATAGTGGTCACTTATCGAACCTTAATCAGTAAATGTTCTAATTACTAATTAATTCTCGATAAACTCATTTTTCCTCAGGAGAAAGCTACCGTTCTCCAGGACAAAACTTTCAAGGAAATGTACGATGACGTCAAGACCCGTGTAGTAAGCCTTGACGAACACATTGGTCAGTGGATTCAGCAGAGAAATAATTTGGCTGAACAACGAGGACTTTAAATTCTAAAGGACTCAAGGGGCTGAATGGCAAGTCCTTTAAATCCTAAAGGGTTTGGccttaaaattaagaaataaagatCTCTTTATCTGGTGGTTAAATCTGTTGTGAGCTGGCAATCACAACTGATTCtgtaaatattatttcataaaaggattcatatttatatttgtttacaaGGATATTTTTTATATGCCATAACATATAGGGTTTATTTCCAGGTAGGCCTATTCTCacaataatatttgatataatgtCTTCCTTAGAAACTTGTAGTAAATTACTTTTGTAATCTTCCTCATACATTTTCCTATCTGCTAATAAAAAGTTACCTCCATGACATATTTCGGAGATCTGTCCCTTCACTCTCCACCCCACCCACATCTTTCCTGATTTTCCCAAAGCCTTTGAGCTAGGCCAAAGATTTTAAAGTGTATATATGAAGTTGACTTAATacttgttgaataaaatattgacttgtaaaacatatttttttctccgTCGCCTGTTATTATAATGAAAAACTGCACGTGTGTCCCTAGTTTGATTTTTAGAACGCAACGATAGTATGCATTATATCGTTCTTGTCATATATAGTTTATGAAACAGTTAATATCTTGCATTATGCATTACTCTGATTAACAACGAAAAATAAGAATAGAATGGTTGCAACTAAGAGCTAATGATAGAGACTTGCAATACACTAACCGAGAAAGGCAAGTGCATATCAAATTTATTCGAAAGACAAAATATTATGGGAGAGGGCTCCTCTATTGTTATCACAAACTAGCTTGAATGATAAACTACGGAGTTGAATTGCCCAATCGACAATTATATAGGCCTAACTCCAATTTAACCTGGTTCTTTTTCTGTAATATACCACCAACCGCCTGATCCTCTCAACCATAGCCAATTATATGTATCGTACCTAGGTACGCATTTGGCCTTGAAAAAGGAACAATTGTTTGAATTTTGTGAAAGGAAGTAAAGTTGAAGGTCATAAATTGAAGCTTGGGATACACTACAAAGACCATCAGAGATGTATGCTGTGCACAGCATGAAGGGATACCGACGGTACTTCATCTACTTGAGTATGATGACTATGAGAGCACAAAATGCAATGACAACTGGCGGGTAACGTCAAATGTTTTTAGCTTAAACCATCGTATAAaatcagctcctctaggagaaggacactccaaaatcaaaccattgttctctagtcttggttagtgccatagcctctgtaccatggtcttccactgtcttgggttagagttgtcttgtttGCGGGTACACTGGGGcattactattctatcttatttcttcttttcttttgttgtttttatatttcatatacgagatatttattctagtgttactgtccttaaaatatttaatttttcctttcctcactgggctattttccctgttggtgcccctgggcttattgcatcctgcttttccaactggggttgaagcttacaataataataataataataataataataatatttgaatgaaatatctAACAACCGCATAACTTGTGTGTTGAACATTTTCGTAGGATGTTTtcgtattgcaaaaaaaaaaaaaaaaaaaaaaaaaaaaaaaaaaaaaaaaaaaaaataaaaaaaaaaaacgcaattatttttcttttcatacaaCCGGTACTTCCATCCTTTAATTATTTGATAAAGATTTAAATCAAAATACAGTACTAAATTCCTAAGCTGTGCTTTACCCagacaacatacatacacacacacaaattacggAGTATTTCAGTTTTGACACTATTTCATTACCAAtacatattatgaaaa
This genomic window contains:
- the LOC137632286 gene encoding uncharacterized protein; translated protein: MRISWILCAALLFVALVGAKAGPVEYDENNNDQPSGSKTWTAIKAFFRPMTNYFKRLPERTPSDVAVDVKETVTDVKEWANENQAIQTLMQSLIPVKNWVKEKATVLQDKTFKEMYDDVKTRVVSLDEHIGQWIQQRNNLAEQRGL